The genomic segment TGTCCGACTCGGCCGTCATCACCTGGCGCAACGTGATGAACGTGCGCCGCAACCCCGACTGGCTGCTCGGCGCGACCGCGTTCCCGATCATGTTCGTGCTGCTGTTCGCGTACGTGTTCGGCAACGCCATCGGCGGCGCGGGCGGAGGCGGCGCGAGCTACCGCGAGTTCCTGATCGCCGGGATCTTCGCGCAGACCGTCGCGTTCAACTCGTCCTACACCGTCATCGGGTTCGCCAACGACCTGCAGAAGGGCATCATCGACCGGTTCCGTTCACTGCCCATGTCGCGGCTCGCGGTGCTCGTCGGCCGCACCACCGCCGACCAGGTGCTCAGCGTCGTGGTGCTGCTGGTCATGACGGTGTGCGGCCTCCTCATCGGCTGGCGCATCCACAGCGGGTTCGTCGACGCGCTGCTCGGCTACCTCATGATCCTGCTGTTCGCGTTCGCCCTGTCGTGGGTCGGCGCGTACATCGGCCTGGTCGCGCGCAGCGTCGAGGTCGCCAACAGCGCGGGCCTCATCTGGATGTTCCCGCTGACCTTCATCTCGTCGGCGTTCGTGCCGCAGGAGAGTCTGCCGGGTGTGCTGGGCAGCATCGCCGACTGGAACCCGTTCACCGCCGCGGTCAACGCCACCCGGCGCCTGTTCGGCAACGAGAGCCCGGCAGGCTGGCCGGAGCCCTCCGGCTGGCCCGCCGAGAACGCCGCTCTCTACGCGATCCTCAGTTGCGTCGTCATCATCGCGATCTTCGCGCCACTGGCGACGGCGCGCTACAGCCGCGTCTCCACCTGAGCCGGTCAGTGCGTCAGCGACGCCTTCCACGCCTGCTTGCCGTGCTTGTCGCGCCCCTTGCCCTTCGCGGTCTTCTTCACGGCCGCCGCCGACGTCGGCAGCGCCATCCCCTTCGCGGCCTTCTTCGCCGCCTTCGCCGCCTTGCCCTTGCCCTTCGCGGTGCCCGCGACCATGCCGGAGGCCTTACCGGCCTTCGCGCCCGCCACGGTGCCCACCTTCGCGGCCTTGGCGGCGGCCTTCTCGGTGGCCAGACTCGTCCTGGTGGCGGCCATCCCGGCCTTGCGCTGCATCGCACCGGCCGCGCCCTGCACCTGGTGGGTCGCCCCCTCGGCCGCGTGGCGGGCGCGCCACCCGAGTGACGGCTTGCCGCCCGTGTCGACGACCGCGAGCAGGAGACCACCGGCCAGACCGGCGTTCTTGAGAAACTCGATCAGCTGCTCCTGACGCTTCTCCGGGTCCTTCTCCTCCCAAAACGCGTGCGCGGCGAGCGTGGTCGGCACCAGGCTCGTCAGCAGCATGGCCGACGCGACCCGAGGAAGGACGCCGAGCGACAGCATGGCGCCCGCGGCGATCTTCACGGCGGCGTCCACCTGCACCATCGTCACCGGGTCGCCGGGTAGTGATCCGGCGGACTCGGCGGATTCCCCGGCCTTGCGCCTCACCGTCTTCTCGGCGGCCTTGTCGAGGAACGGCTTGGCGACCGCGATGTGGCCTTCCTTCTGCCGCAGCATGTTGACGCCGCCCATGATGAAGATCGAGGCGAGGAGTGGCCGTGCCACCCGACGGAGAATCATGAGACCTCCTAGTTCGAAGTCCGGTCGTGGGAACTCACCGTCAGGTAGCTACCCACTCCCGACCGTCTTCATCCGTGCCGAGGGCGCCGAGGACTCAGTGGGTACGACCTAGGCAGGGTGAACCCTCGCTCGGCCGCCACCTCCCGCAGCCGATCCGGGTAGTCGGTGATGATCCCGTCCACCCCGTCGTCGACGAGCTTGTGCATGGTGGCCTTGTCGTTCACCGTCCACGGCACGACCTCGATCCCCGCCGCGTGCGCCTCGGCGACCAGCTCCCTCGTCGTGAAGGGCACGTAGTCGTCGTCGCCGACGGCCCCGCCCTGCGGGTTGCCGTGCACCGGGGACAGCGCCG from the Saccharomonospora azurea NA-128 genome contains:
- a CDS encoding ABC transporter permease, producing the protein MNAAKVMSDSAVITWRNVMNVRRNPDWLLGATAFPIMFVLLFAYVFGNAIGGAGGGGASYREFLIAGIFAQTVAFNSSYTVIGFANDLQKGIIDRFRSLPMSRLAVLVGRTTADQVLSVVVLLVMTVCGLLIGWRIHSGFVDALLGYLMILLFAFALSWVGAYIGLVARSVEVANSAGLIWMFPLTFISSAFVPQESLPGVLGSIADWNPFTAAVNATRRLFGNESPAGWPEPSGWPAENAALYAILSCVVIIAIFAPLATARYSRVST
- a CDS encoding DoxX family protein; translation: MILRRVARPLLASIFIMGGVNMLRQKEGHIAVAKPFLDKAAEKTVRRKAGESAESAGSLPGDPVTMVQVDAAVKIAAGAMLSLGVLPRVASAMLLTSLVPTTLAAHAFWEEKDPEKRQEQLIEFLKNAGLAGGLLLAVVDTGGKPSLGWRARHAAEGATHQVQGAAGAMQRKAGMAATRTSLATEKAAAKAAKVGTVAGAKAGKASGMVAGTAKGKGKAAKAAKKAAKGMALPTSAAAVKKTAKGKGRDKHGKQAWKASLTH